A genomic stretch from Corynebacterium terpenotabidum Y-11 includes:
- a CDS encoding DUF3427 domain-containing protein translates to MTFANSPVGAGTAFGFLDRRLPADQLHHPRLIVNDQDNTMVRAIKEELGRSDRFDFSVAFLSASALGLLKQALVDFQGAATIITSTYLDFNEPNMFRELLTLDNVEVYIHPGTHGGFHAKGYVFTQGDSRSAIIGSSNFTLNALTVNKEWNLRFSALPEGDITYQLEDAINQQRSESFPLTEAWIDEYERTRQPRVTPDTLAAIDAGDAPSGRIEPNSMQREALAEIRKIREAGERRALVVSATGTGKTILAALAAREIDPARMLFIVHREQILTKAMSEFQVVLDAEDADVGRLVGADRQTDRRYLFAMQQTLARPETLASLPPDAFDLIIIDEVHRAGGDGYQRIIEHFQPAFLLGLTATPERTDDANVFEIFDYNVPYEIRLQAALEADMLTPFDYYGVKEYVDEAGSTKDTTADLAKLVAPERVRYILEMLRTYGFPRDVKGLMFCSGAQEAHELSDLFNQQELNGRRLRTVALTGDSTSAERETAMRELELGNLDYILTRDIFNEGIDIPAVNQVVMLRNTESSIIFTQQLGRGLRKAPGKDHLRVIDFIGNYKNNFLIPIALFGDSSLNKDAIKEKLINAQTTGVIAGVSSVSFDEVSRHRVLKSLQSEKLDSMPNLKKAVRDLEFRLGTLPMLIDFARFHTVDPVVIASNKKSYWSFLCHTKMESVAPTTEEAAYLALLDSELLNGKRPQEMLLVQALVQRGTMSREDYRALLRANGCVWDDATVASVERILTLEFFTEAELKKYGPHPVMRVEDGQYVLTDVFGRLYKEGGMFADHVDDAVETALYLARHDESWTGQLVVGHQYTRKDVCRLLNFESNQYSTMYGYKTDKFSGTCPIFITHDKAEDISATTQYEDGFDSEGTINWFTKSRTSLSSTREHDIANNLFPLHVFVKKSDGDGADFFYLGEAKARGARDTHIIDDKGEDVPIVNMKLVLDHAVEPGLFGYLADVGPQTRHD, encoded by the coding sequence ATGACCTTCGCGAACAGTCCGGTCGGAGCGGGTACTGCGTTCGGATTCCTTGACCGGAGGTTGCCCGCAGACCAGCTGCATCACCCGCGCCTGATCGTCAATGACCAGGACAACACCATGGTCCGGGCGATCAAGGAGGAGCTGGGGCGCTCCGATCGCTTCGACTTCTCCGTCGCTTTCCTCAGCGCGAGCGCGCTCGGCCTGTTGAAGCAGGCGCTGGTGGACTTCCAGGGCGCGGCGACGATCATCACGTCGACGTACCTCGACTTCAACGAGCCGAATATGTTCCGTGAACTGCTCACCCTGGACAACGTCGAGGTGTACATCCATCCGGGGACGCACGGTGGATTCCACGCCAAGGGGTACGTCTTCACCCAGGGTGACAGCCGGTCGGCCATTATCGGCAGTTCGAACTTCACGTTGAATGCGCTGACGGTCAACAAGGAATGGAACCTCCGGTTCTCGGCGCTGCCTGAGGGTGACATCACCTATCAGCTTGAGGACGCCATCAACCAGCAGCGTTCCGAGAGTTTCCCGTTGACCGAGGCGTGGATCGACGAGTACGAGCGCACCCGGCAGCCGAGAGTTACACCGGATACTCTGGCGGCCATCGACGCGGGGGACGCACCCTCGGGGCGCATCGAGCCGAACTCGATGCAACGCGAAGCCCTGGCTGAGATCCGCAAAATACGTGAGGCGGGGGAGCGTCGTGCCCTGGTGGTTTCCGCGACGGGGACGGGCAAGACCATTCTTGCCGCGCTCGCTGCCCGCGAGATTGATCCGGCGCGGATGCTCTTCATCGTGCACCGTGAGCAGATCCTCACCAAGGCGATGAGCGAGTTCCAGGTGGTGTTGGACGCCGAGGACGCTGACGTAGGACGCCTCGTTGGTGCCGACCGGCAGACCGATCGGCGGTATCTCTTTGCGATGCAGCAGACGTTGGCCCGGCCAGAAACATTGGCGTCTCTGCCTCCGGATGCCTTCGATCTCATCATCATTGACGAGGTCCACCGGGCGGGTGGTGACGGGTACCAGCGGATCATCGAGCACTTCCAGCCAGCGTTCCTCTTGGGGCTGACGGCGACTCCGGAACGTACCGATGACGCCAATGTCTTTGAGATTTTCGACTACAACGTGCCCTATGAGATCCGACTACAGGCGGCACTAGAAGCGGACATGCTCACCCCGTTCGACTACTACGGGGTAAAGGAGTACGTCGACGAGGCTGGTTCGACAAAGGATACGACTGCTGACCTGGCGAAACTCGTGGCTCCGGAGCGGGTGCGCTACATCCTGGAGATGCTGCGTACCTATGGTTTCCCGAGGGATGTCAAGGGCTTGATGTTCTGCTCGGGTGCGCAGGAAGCCCATGAGCTCTCGGATCTGTTCAATCAGCAGGAGCTCAACGGTCGGCGTCTGAGGACCGTTGCGCTGACTGGTGATTCGACGTCTGCAGAGCGAGAGACTGCGATGCGGGAGCTTGAACTGGGGAACCTTGACTACATCCTCACCCGCGACATCTTCAATGAGGGTATCGACATCCCCGCGGTGAACCAGGTGGTGATGCTGCGAAACACCGAGTCCAGCATCATCTTCACTCAGCAGCTCGGACGCGGCCTGCGTAAAGCTCCGGGCAAGGACCACCTGCGCGTCATCGACTTCATCGGCAACTACAAGAACAATTTCCTCATCCCCATTGCACTGTTCGGCGATAGCAGTCTCAACAAGGACGCCATCAAGGAGAAGCTGATTAACGCCCAGACCACCGGCGTGATCGCCGGGGTTTCCAGCGTGAGCTTTGATGAGGTCTCTCGGCATCGGGTGTTGAAGTCTCTCCAGTCGGAGAAGCTGGACTCGATGCCGAACCTCAAGAAGGCGGTGCGCGACCTGGAGTTCCGGCTGGGGACGCTGCCGATGCTCATTGACTTCGCACGGTTCCACACGGTGGACCCGGTGGTCATCGCGTCGAACAAGAAGAGCTACTGGAGCTTCTTGTGCCACACCAAGATGGAGAGCGTGGCTCCGACGACGGAGGAAGCTGCCTACCTTGCGTTGCTGGACAGTGAGCTCCTCAACGGGAAGCGTCCACAGGAGATGCTGCTGGTCCAGGCGTTGGTGCAGCGAGGGACGATGTCTCGGGAGGACTACCGGGCGCTGTTGCGGGCCAATGGATGTGTTTGGGATGACGCGACAGTGGCCTCGGTTGAGCGGATTCTCACGCTGGAGTTCTTTACGGAGGCTGAGCTGAAGAAGTACGGTCCGCATCCGGTGATGCGGGTTGAGGATGGGCAGTACGTCCTCACTGACGTGTTCGGGCGGCTGTACAAGGAAGGAGGGATGTTCGCCGACCATGTGGATGACGCAGTCGAGACGGCGCTGTATCTCGCTCGGCATGACGAGTCATGGACGGGTCAGTTGGTCGTGGGGCATCAGTACACACGCAAGGACGTATGCCGGCTGCTGAACTTTGAATCGAACCAGTACAGCACCATGTATGGCTACAAGACTGACAAGTTCTCGGGGACGTGCCCGATCTTCATTACGCATGACAAGGCGGAGGACATCTCGGCGACGACGCAGTATGAGGACGGCTTCGATAGTGAGGGGACGATCAACTGGTTCACGAAGAGCAGGACGTCCTTGAGCAGCACGCGGGAGCATGACATCGCCAATAATCTGTTCCCACTGCACGTCTTCGTGAAGAAAAGTGATGGTGACGGCGCGGACTTCTTCTACCTCGGTGAGGCGAAGGCTCGCGGGGCGCGGGACACGCACATCATCGACGACAAGGGCGAGGACGTCCCGATCGTCAACATGAAGTTGGTCCTGGACCACGCCGTTGAACCGGGGCTGTTCGGGTACCTGGCGGACGTGGGGCCGCAGACGCGCCACGACTAG
- a CDS encoding (deoxy)nucleoside triphosphate pyrophosphohydrolase, which translates to MKKRINVVGAVLTEGTKVLAAQRGEGMSLAGLWEFPGGKIEQGETPQQALRRELQEELLCTAEIGDKVTTTEHEYDFGIVILTTFFGTIVDQAPTLTEHAEVRWVEAASLSELPWAPADVPAVDLVTAHFAA; encoded by the coding sequence ATGAAGAAGCGGATCAACGTTGTTGGGGCAGTTCTCACGGAGGGCACTAAGGTTCTCGCGGCCCAGCGCGGGGAGGGCATGTCGCTGGCCGGGCTGTGGGAGTTCCCCGGCGGCAAGATCGAGCAGGGCGAAACTCCGCAGCAGGCACTGCGCCGAGAACTACAGGAAGAACTGCTCTGCACCGCGGAGATCGGCGACAAGGTGACGACCACGGAGCACGAGTATGACTTCGGCATTGTCATCCTCACCACGTTCTTCGGCACCATCGTGGACCAGGCCCCCACGCTCACCGAGCACGCCGAGGTGCGATGGGTGGAGGCAGCGTCCCTCAGTGAACTTCCCTGGGCCCCTGCCGATGTTCCGGCGGTGGATCTTGTGACCGCGCACTTCGCCGCATGA
- a CDS encoding BCCT family transporter: MSTPTDPISKRSPDRPEDSLPGRGMDPVSGASPALEDAYARRSRPGTVFWASLAIVAILVIWAAITPDGLNTALTNSMNWIASSFGWTYLLVAVGCIGLMVYLAFSRFGTVRLGRPDEKPEFSTLSWLAMIISAVMGIGLISYGVAEPISHFASPPHGLAEAGTEDAAVRALQYSFLDWGPHAWAIFGVFGLGVAYSTHVRGNTGLVSPILKPLFGEAMNRWPGKVIDIFAVIATLFGTCTSLGLGASTIAEGAGRLFNVSDSTFVEVVIIAGVTVMFTLSALTGVNKGIKFLSQTTSILSIFLVIFVFVFGPTGFLGNVFFRSVGQYASDFFAMSLRTPLNSDDAQWFQWWTYFMMAWWLSWGAFVGVFLAKISRGRSIRQFVAGVMGVPSLIFFGWFTIFGGTAIKFDMDNGDGAIGNAALENVNNAFFDTLEQMPIATITSFITIVLVILFFVSGADANTYVLSMLTSRGTLEPTRMVLVVWGVVTGLSAAVLLLVGGLQALQQASMLSAFPFAFIIALLAISLVKSLREDHDLDYARVVRQKDLLARGWTVPALAGQPGYATAATEAAELDSGGLSEAESEEEAIGSTGRKWTEYDPDPRKPSSHWPKSPE, from the coding sequence CGGCATGGACCCGGTCAGCGGCGCCTCCCCCGCGCTCGAAGACGCCTACGCACGCCGCTCCCGCCCCGGCACGGTGTTCTGGGCCTCTCTCGCGATCGTCGCGATCCTCGTGATCTGGGCCGCCATCACCCCTGACGGACTGAACACCGCACTGACCAACTCGATGAACTGGATCGCCAGTTCCTTCGGCTGGACCTACCTGCTCGTCGCCGTCGGCTGTATCGGCCTGATGGTGTACCTCGCCTTCAGCCGGTTCGGCACCGTCCGCCTCGGCCGTCCGGACGAGAAGCCCGAATTCAGCACCCTGTCCTGGCTGGCCATGATCATCTCCGCGGTGATGGGCATCGGCCTGATCAGCTACGGCGTGGCCGAGCCGATCAGCCACTTCGCCTCCCCGCCGCACGGTCTCGCCGAGGCCGGTACGGAGGACGCCGCGGTCCGAGCACTGCAGTACTCCTTCCTCGACTGGGGCCCGCACGCCTGGGCGATCTTCGGTGTCTTCGGACTCGGGGTGGCCTACTCCACTCACGTCCGTGGCAACACCGGCCTGGTCTCCCCCATCCTCAAGCCGCTGTTCGGTGAGGCGATGAACCGCTGGCCCGGCAAGGTCATCGACATCTTCGCCGTCATCGCGACGCTGTTCGGTACCTGTACCTCCCTCGGTCTCGGCGCGTCCACCATCGCCGAAGGCGCCGGACGCCTGTTCAATGTCTCGGACTCCACCTTCGTCGAGGTCGTCATCATCGCCGGCGTCACCGTGATGTTCACCCTGTCCGCCCTGACCGGCGTGAACAAGGGCATCAAGTTCCTCAGCCAGACGACGTCCATCCTGTCGATCTTCCTCGTCATCTTCGTCTTCGTCTTCGGCCCCACCGGCTTCCTCGGCAACGTTTTCTTCCGCTCCGTCGGCCAGTACGCCTCCGACTTCTTCGCCATGTCCCTGCGCACCCCGCTCAACAGTGACGACGCCCAGTGGTTCCAGTGGTGGACCTACTTCATGATGGCGTGGTGGCTGAGCTGGGGAGCCTTCGTCGGTGTCTTCCTGGCGAAGATTTCCCGGGGCCGCTCGATCCGGCAGTTCGTCGCCGGCGTGATGGGTGTTCCCTCACTGATCTTCTTCGGCTGGTTCACCATCTTCGGCGGCACCGCCATCAAGTTCGACATGGACAACGGGGACGGCGCGATCGGCAACGCGGCGTTGGAGAACGTCAACAATGCCTTCTTCGACACCCTGGAGCAGATGCCGATCGCCACGATCACCTCGTTCATCACCATCGTCCTGGTGATCCTGTTCTTCGTTTCCGGTGCGGACGCCAACACCTACGTCCTGTCGATGCTGACCTCCCGGGGAACCCTGGAGCCAACCAGGATGGTCCTCGTGGTCTGGGGTGTGGTCACCGGACTGAGCGCGGCGGTGCTGCTGCTGGTTGGCGGACTGCAGGCCCTGCAGCAGGCGTCGATGTTGTCAGCCTTCCCGTTCGCGTTCATCATCGCGTTGCTGGCGATCAGTCTGGTGAAGTCCCTGCGTGAGGACCACGACCTCGACTACGCCCGGGTGGTCCGGCAGAAGGATCTGCTGGCCCGCGGATGGACGGTCCCGGCCCTGGCTGGCCAGCCCGGCTACGCCACCGCCGCGACCGAGGCGGCGGAGCTCGACTCCGGTGGACTGTCGGAGGCTGAATCGGAGGAGGAAGCCATCGGGTCGACTGGCCGGAAGTGGACCGAGTACGATCCGGATCCCCGCAAGCCCTCGTCCCACTGGCCGAAGTCCCCTGAGTAG
- a CDS encoding glutamate decarboxylase, translating to MTDTPRDLELNPLFARAGEATSFPRNRIPEEGSLPETAYQLIHDEAMLDGNARMNLATFVGTWMDDHADRLYREAFDKNMIDKDEYPATAEIETRCWRMIADLWNAPDPASAIGTSTIGSSEACMFGGLALKRRWQHRRRAAGESTEHPNIVLSSAVQVCWEKFCNYFDVEPRYVPVTEEHRVLDGHDLDRYVDENTIGVVAILGVTYTGMYEPVKDIADALDRIEDATGLDIRIHVDAASGGMIAPFLQPDLEWDFRLPRVASINVSGHKYGLVYPGLGWIVWRTAEDLPEDLVFRVSYLGGDMPTLALNFSRPGAQVLLQYYLFLQLGMDGYRRVQGSTMDVARYLAGEIGAMPEFELWNAECDIPVFAWRLAPDPTRRWTLHDLSDRLRMHGWLVPAYPMPDNLADITVQRIVVRNGMSHDLATYLVRDLRACVGYLNKMDAPLPDGLHSGFHH from the coding sequence ATGACCGACACCCCGCGAGACCTCGAACTCAACCCCCTGTTCGCCCGCGCCGGCGAGGCGACGAGCTTCCCCCGGAACCGGATCCCCGAGGAAGGCTCCCTGCCGGAAACCGCCTACCAGCTCATCCATGATGAGGCGATGCTCGACGGCAACGCCCGGATGAACCTCGCTACCTTCGTCGGCACTTGGATGGACGACCACGCCGACCGCCTCTACCGCGAGGCCTTCGACAAGAACATGATCGACAAGGACGAGTACCCCGCCACCGCGGAGATCGAGACGCGCTGCTGGCGGATGATCGCCGACCTGTGGAACGCTCCCGACCCGGCGTCTGCCATCGGCACCTCCACCATCGGTTCCTCCGAGGCGTGCATGTTCGGCGGCCTCGCCCTGAAACGACGTTGGCAGCATCGACGCCGCGCTGCCGGGGAATCCACCGAACACCCGAACATCGTCCTGTCCTCGGCGGTGCAGGTGTGCTGGGAGAAGTTCTGCAACTACTTCGATGTCGAACCTCGTTATGTGCCCGTCACCGAGGAACACCGCGTCCTCGACGGGCATGACCTCGACAGGTATGTCGACGAGAACACGATCGGCGTCGTCGCCATCCTCGGTGTCACGTACACCGGCATGTACGAACCGGTGAAGGACATCGCGGACGCGCTGGACCGGATCGAGGACGCCACGGGGCTCGACATCCGGATCCACGTGGACGCCGCGTCCGGCGGCATGATCGCCCCCTTCCTCCAACCCGACCTGGAATGGGACTTCCGGCTGCCGCGGGTAGCGTCCATCAACGTCTCCGGGCACAAGTACGGGCTGGTCTACCCCGGTCTCGGCTGGATTGTTTGGCGTACCGCCGAGGACCTGCCCGAGGATCTCGTCTTCCGGGTCAGCTACCTCGGCGGCGACATGCCCACCCTGGCCCTGAACTTCTCCCGCCCCGGTGCACAGGTGCTGCTGCAGTACTACCTGTTCCTGCAGCTGGGGATGGACGGCTACCGGCGCGTCCAGGGGTCGACCATGGATGTTGCCCGCTATCTCGCCGGGGAGATCGGGGCGATGCCGGAGTTCGAACTGTGGAACGCGGAGTGTGACATCCCCGTCTTCGCCTGGCGGCTCGCCCCCGATCCGACGCGCCGGTGGACGCTCCACGATCTCTCCGACCGGCTCCGGATGCACGGCTGGCTCGTCCCCGCATACCCCATGCCGGATAATCTCGCGGACATCACCGTGCAACGTATCGTCGTGCGCAACGGCATGAGCCATGACCTGGCGACGTACCTGGTCAGGGACCTGCGTGCGTGTGTCGGCTACCTCAACAAGATGGACGCCCCGCTGCCCGACGGGCTTCACTCGGGGTTCCACCACTGA
- a CDS encoding NAD(P)/FAD-dependent oxidoreductase: MARVSIGENSAYPGLPMPEAHTLADGPATVNDLLLYWIQHGRIGVRPAIERIEGKTVTFTDGTSKEYDSIIWATGFRTSLPFLDSGLLRQEDGAPVRYAGGILPEDVE; this comes from the coding sequence ATGGCCCGGGTGTCCATCGGCGAGAACAGCGCCTACCCCGGCCTGCCGATGCCCGAGGCACACACCCTGGCGGACGGCCCCGCCACCGTCAATGACCTGCTGCTCTACTGGATCCAGCACGGACGCATCGGCGTGCGCCCGGCGATCGAGCGGATCGAGGGGAAGACCGTCACCTTCACCGACGGCACCTCGAAGGAGTACGACTCGATTATCTGGGCCACCGGCTTCCGCACCTCCCTGCCGTTCTTGGACTCGGGACTGCTGCGGCAGGAGGACGGGGCGCCGGTGCGCTACGCCGGCGGCATTCTCCCGGAGGACGTGGAATGA
- a CDS encoding ATP-binding protein codes for MTTPPTTPTPSTFEEHLARLRTQGRDDEQVEVKELVLSPGEKSRKSSDVVSLWESVSAFANTHGGLLFLGLREKSGFTPAPGFDATAVIDLIHQGLNPTDRTGLKVTPVPEYSITTQQVDDAPVVVLTVHALSVNGPCHLPQKGIANGSFKRVGDADRKLTTFEVYELQHRFDQLTTDAEPVPGTSVDDLDQELLADVRGHLKASGSRAVATADDRWLRYLNITTDSGELTLAGLLALGTYPQQYFPRLFIDVAVHPGLTKGTTADARFLDRRLCDGNLQAMMQDSLLAIRQNLRVRRIITGARGIDVLEIPEDVLREALANAVMHRDYSPMALGSEINVDVFPDRVEITSPGGFPGAKSADPTSLIDGIPAARNRLLTRLLAEVPWPDNAGGVLAESNGSGIPRMFAAMQDAGLLVPEYDVDIARVKVTLRRFGLVEPDTRDWLTVRLGEGYTPAQGIAMVLARDLGTVSVSDLRTQTGKDSDVLRALLTALRDRGCLVEISPDHFRLPAPAGSLTGVKQVVLDVLSTTTAQSTREISAATGRSVNALRPVLRELVDAGLVTPTAPPTSRNRKYLLAGK; via the coding sequence GTGACCACGCCCCCCACAACGCCGACACCATCCACCTTTGAGGAGCACCTGGCCAGGCTCCGCACCCAGGGCCGCGACGACGAACAAGTCGAGGTCAAGGAGCTGGTCCTCTCACCCGGTGAGAAAAGCCGGAAGAGCTCCGACGTGGTCAGTCTGTGGGAATCAGTCAGTGCCTTCGCCAATACCCACGGCGGCCTGCTCTTCCTCGGCCTCCGGGAAAAGTCCGGATTCACTCCTGCCCCCGGGTTCGACGCTACGGCGGTCATCGACCTCATTCACCAGGGACTCAACCCCACGGACCGCACCGGACTGAAGGTGACACCGGTACCCGAGTACTCCATCACCACCCAGCAAGTCGACGATGCGCCGGTTGTCGTCCTGACCGTCCATGCGCTGTCCGTCAACGGGCCGTGCCATCTTCCGCAGAAAGGCATCGCCAACGGCAGCTTCAAACGTGTGGGAGACGCCGACCGGAAGCTCACCACGTTCGAGGTCTATGAGCTGCAGCACCGGTTCGACCAGCTCACCACTGACGCTGAGCCTGTTCCGGGGACGAGCGTCGACGATCTCGACCAGGAACTTCTGGCGGATGTCCGTGGACATCTGAAGGCGTCTGGGAGCCGGGCCGTGGCCACCGCCGACGACCGGTGGCTGCGGTACCTCAACATCACCACCGATTCTGGGGAACTCACCCTCGCCGGGCTCCTCGCCCTCGGCACCTACCCTCAGCAGTACTTTCCTCGGCTATTCATCGACGTCGCCGTCCATCCCGGCCTGACGAAGGGGACGACAGCGGATGCTCGGTTCCTGGATCGTCGGCTGTGCGACGGAAACCTGCAGGCGATGATGCAGGATTCCCTGCTGGCGATTCGTCAGAACCTCCGGGTCCGCCGCATCATCACCGGGGCACGCGGGATCGACGTCCTGGAGATTCCGGAAGACGTGTTGCGCGAAGCACTCGCCAACGCTGTCATGCACCGTGACTACTCACCGATGGCTCTCGGTAGTGAGATCAACGTCGACGTCTTTCCCGACAGGGTGGAGATCACCAGCCCAGGCGGTTTTCCCGGAGCCAAGTCCGCAGATCCGACATCACTCATCGACGGGATCCCCGCGGCCCGGAATCGCCTGCTCACCCGACTACTTGCCGAAGTTCCTTGGCCCGACAACGCCGGCGGCGTCCTCGCGGAAAGCAACGGCTCGGGCATCCCCCGGATGTTCGCAGCCATGCAAGACGCCGGTCTCCTCGTCCCCGAGTACGACGTAGACATCGCCCGGGTGAAAGTCACGCTCCGCCGGTTCGGCCTTGTGGAACCGGACACCCGGGACTGGCTCACCGTCCGGCTCGGCGAAGGCTACACTCCTGCGCAAGGCATCGCGATGGTCCTGGCCCGGGACCTGGGGACCGTCAGCGTGTCCGACCTGCGGACACAGACGGGAAAGGACAGCGACGTTCTCCGCGCTCTCCTCACCGCACTCAGGGACCGTGGGTGCCTGGTGGAAATCTCCCCCGACCACTTCCGCCTGCCGGCACCGGCCGGCAGTCTCACCGGCGTCAAGCAGGTGGTCCTCGACGTCCTTTCCACCACCACCGCGCAGTCCACCCGTGAGATCTCCGCCGCCACCGGACGCTCGGTGAATGCGCTTCGCCCCGTACTCCGTGAACTGGTGGACGCCGGTCTTGTCACACCTACAGCCCCGCCGACCAGCCGCAACCGGAAGTATCTCCTGGCCGGGAAGTGA
- a CDS encoding MFS transporter, with protein MNSSLRPAEQPEPSDRPFTDVPAPVRLALGSGVMLQALNSSMIAVAIVSIGHHFGAGTEVSWVLSAFYIATAIVSPMAGVLGVVFGARRVYLAGLGLVLIGSVLGALAPNLGVLVAGRLLIGVGVAAQMPNAMTIIRVLARRHRYRTTSAISTLTVCGQSMSAVGPSLGGLLVGVAGWQATLWINVLLVALSWAWVMWQVPHIDGEGRPEMGLVRRLDLVGALLFGATVTVLMVCLLSLTGEPLWWLVPVVVVIAAVWAWWELQQAPVPFIDLRAVAENRQLANTLGRTVLTYASFYCLYYGLPQWFEQGAGFSTSQAGALMFPMAVVSVASTFVAARVLTVRGPRVTLAVGGGFLVITGLLVALVEGSGSPVWVLVAVALVAGVPNGFNNIGNQALINTVTSVEKVGTATGIYKTMQYIAANLSAVIVALCMSIGAGSGADSGDAAATDGATDAGLHLIGWVIVALGAVMCVGLGFAKKMPLRVRG; from the coding sequence GTGAACAGCTCTCTCCGTCCCGCTGAACAACCCGAACCGTCAGACCGGCCGTTCACTGATGTCCCCGCCCCGGTCCGTCTCGCCCTCGGATCCGGGGTGATGCTGCAGGCACTGAACTCCTCGATGATCGCCGTGGCGATCGTCTCCATCGGACACCACTTCGGCGCCGGTACCGAGGTCTCCTGGGTCCTGTCGGCGTTCTACATCGCCACCGCGATCGTGTCCCCGATGGCCGGTGTCCTCGGTGTGGTGTTCGGTGCGCGGCGGGTCTACCTCGCCGGGCTGGGGCTCGTTCTCATCGGTTCGGTCCTCGGGGCACTCGCCCCGAATCTCGGCGTCCTCGTTGCCGGACGCCTTCTTATCGGTGTCGGTGTGGCGGCCCAGATGCCGAACGCCATGACGATCATCCGGGTGCTGGCACGGCGTCACCGCTACCGCACAACCTCGGCGATCTCCACGCTGACGGTGTGCGGTCAGTCGATGAGCGCGGTCGGGCCGTCGCTCGGCGGCCTGCTCGTCGGGGTGGCGGGCTGGCAGGCCACGTTGTGGATCAATGTGCTGCTCGTGGCACTGTCCTGGGCGTGGGTGATGTGGCAGGTGCCGCATATCGACGGGGAGGGTCGGCCCGAGATGGGTCTGGTGCGGCGCCTCGACCTTGTCGGTGCGCTGCTGTTCGGTGCCACTGTCACCGTGCTCATGGTCTGTCTGTTGTCGTTGACCGGTGAACCCCTGTGGTGGCTGGTGCCGGTGGTGGTCGTGATCGCGGCGGTGTGGGCCTGGTGGGAGCTGCAGCAGGCCCCGGTGCCCTTCATCGATCTGCGCGCGGTGGCGGAGAACCGGCAGTTGGCGAACACCCTGGGACGCACGGTGCTGACCTACGCGTCCTTCTACTGCCTGTACTACGGGCTGCCGCAGTGGTTCGAACAGGGCGCGGGTTTTTCGACATCGCAGGCCGGTGCACTGATGTTCCCGATGGCGGTGGTGTCGGTGGCGTCGACGTTCGTGGCGGCCCGCGTGCTGACGGTCCGGGGACCGCGGGTGACGCTGGCGGTCGGCGGCGGGTTCCTCGTGATCACCGGGTTGCTGGTCGCGCTGGTGGAGGGCAGTGGGTCTCCGGTGTGGGTGCTCGTGGCCGTGGCGCTTGTCGCCGGTGTGCCGAACGGGTTCAACAACATCGGCAATCAGGCACTGATCAATACGGTGACCTCGGTGGAGAAGGTTGGGACGGCGACGGGGATCTACAAGACGATGCAGTACATCGCCGCGAATCTGTCGGCGGTGATCGTGGCGTTGTGCATGAGTATCGGTGCCGGATCCGGGGCGGATTCGGGGGACGCCGCGGCGACCGATGGGGCAACCGACGCGGGGCTGCACCTCATCGGGTGGGTCATCGTGGCACTGGGTGCGGTGATGTGCGTGGGGCTGGGGTTCGCGAAGAAGATGCCGCTGCGGGTGCGGGGGTAG